Proteins from one Pyrobaculum neutrophilum V24Sta genomic window:
- a CDS encoding Lrp/AsnC family transcriptional regulator: MVEAFVFVNTEIGAEDEVMEALVKIPEVKEAMIVYGPYDLVVRISTDTAENLRKLITEKIRKMSKIKSTTTLIIAKSIVK, translated from the coding sequence ATGGTTGAGGCGTTTGTGTTCGTCAACACCGAAATTGGGGCGGAGGACGAGGTGATGGAGGCGTTGGTTAAAATCCCAGAGGTTAAGGAGGCGATGATAGTCTACGGGCCCTACGACCTGGTGGTGAGGATTTCTACGGACACCGCCGAGAACCTGAGGAAGTTGATTACCGAAAAGATTAGGAAGATGTCTAAGATAAAGAGCACAACCACGTTAATAATAGCGAAGTCTATAGTAAAGTAG
- the tpiA gene encoding triose-phosphate isomerase has protein sequence MRLPILIINFKAYAEAAGRRALEIAKAAERAARELGVNIAVAPNHLELALVAQSVDIPVYAQGADVETPGAHTAHVAVDNVKEAGAAGLILNHSEAPLALSQLSRLAARAKAVGLDLVICAPDPDTSLAAAALKPHAVAVEPPELIGTGRAVSRYKPEAVVQTVEKVSRHFPDVAVITGAGIESGEDVAAALKLGTRGVLLASAAVKAKDHYQKILELAKPLAD, from the coding sequence ATGAGGCTCCCCATCTTGATCATAAACTTCAAGGCCTACGCCGAGGCCGCCGGCAGGCGGGCTCTGGAGATAGCAAAGGCCGCGGAGAGAGCCGCCAGAGAGCTGGGGGTAAACATAGCGGTTGCCCCCAACCACCTGGAGCTAGCGCTGGTGGCCCAGTCCGTCGACATCCCGGTATATGCCCAAGGCGCCGATGTCGAGACGCCGGGGGCGCACACGGCGCATGTGGCCGTGGACAACGTTAAAGAGGCTGGGGCGGCGGGCCTCATCTTGAACCACAGCGAGGCCCCCCTCGCCCTCAGCCAGCTGTCTAGGCTAGCGGCTAGGGCAAAAGCCGTGGGTCTAGACCTGGTGATATGTGCCCCGGACCCCGACACGTCCCTCGCCGCGGCCGCCCTAAAGCCGCACGCCGTCGCCGTAGAGCCCCCCGAGCTCATAGGCACGGGGAGGGCGGTCTCTAGGTACAAGCCCGAGGCCGTGGTGCAGACCGTGGAAAAGGTGTCGAGGCACTTCCCAGATGTGGCTGTTATAACGGGCGCCGGCATAGAGTCCGGCGAGGACGTTGCCGCGGCCCTCAAGCTAGGCACCAGAGGCGTACTGCTCGCCAGCGCCGCCGTCAAGGCCAAGGACCACTACCAGAAGATCCTCGAGCTGGCGAAGCCTCTGGCCGATTAA
- a CDS encoding CBS domain-containing protein gives MEVGALVRKNPIVLKHDGTILEAVQLMAKHNVGVVPIVDAEGRPLGVISERHVLRALAAGVPLDRPALEAARRELVTVTPDANVYDALLEMRRRGVRHVLVVDRDGRLIGVLSIRDFMREDVLAYIGFQAWQPPDVGGPEIMSL, from the coding sequence ATGGAAGTAGGAGCGTTGGTCCGGAAAAACCCAATAGTTCTCAAACACGACGGGACTATCCTCGAGGCCGTCCAGCTTATGGCGAAGCACAACGTGGGGGTTGTGCCCATAGTTGACGCAGAGGGGAGGCCGCTCGGCGTGATCTCAGAGCGGCACGTGCTTAGGGCGCTTGCCGCCGGGGTGCCTTTGGATAGGCCGGCTCTGGAGGCGGCCAGGAGGGAGCTGGTGACGGTTACGCCCGACGCCAACGTCTACGACGCCCTGCTTGAGATGAGGCGGCGCGGCGTCCGCCATGTGTTGGTGGTCGACCGCGACGGTCGGCTGATCGGCGTGCTATCTATCAGGGACTTCATGAGGGAGGACGTGCTGGCCTACATAGGCTTCCAGGCGTGGCAACCGCCAGACGTGGGAGGCCCAGAGATTATGTCTCTGTAG
- a CDS encoding MBL fold metallo-hydrolase, translating into MERVVRFLGGEPIVATYVFEVGGMRIAVDPGPASTLGSLEVDAVLCTHIHLDHCGSAGHLGKPAYVHERYVRHLVDPARLYEASLATLGVYAEVFGRPLPAREAVGVPDGARLFDAVDVFHTPGHAPHHVMYYYRDEKVLFVGDGAGVYIPELDVVIPTTPPPFRLQQYLESLSRVRGLDVDLLCFPHFACTRRVEILDVHREQIVGWVEALRDLVGGSVDDAVRAVAKVDENAAKVLQTGGLYADFFLRYSVAGLLDYLRSASSS; encoded by the coding sequence ATGGAGAGAGTGGTGAGGTTTCTAGGGGGCGAGCCCATAGTGGCCACGTACGTATTTGAGGTGGGGGGGATGCGGATAGCGGTTGACCCCGGCCCAGCCTCCACCTTAGGCTCTCTCGAGGTGGACGCAGTATTATGCACACACATCCATCTCGACCACTGCGGGTCGGCGGGGCATCTGGGGAAGCCCGCCTACGTCCACGAAAGGTACGTGAGACATCTCGTGGATCCCGCCAGGCTGTACGAGGCCAGTTTAGCCACGCTGGGGGTCTACGCGGAGGTGTTCGGCCGCCCTCTGCCGGCGCGTGAGGCGGTGGGGGTACCCGACGGCGCAAGGCTGTTCGATGCCGTTGACGTGTTTCACACCCCTGGGCACGCGCCGCACCACGTTATGTACTACTACAGAGATGAGAAGGTGCTTTTCGTGGGAGACGGCGCGGGCGTGTATATACCTGAGCTCGACGTCGTCATACCCACCACGCCGCCGCCGTTTAGGCTTCAGCAGTATCTGGAGTCGCTTAGCAGAGTGAGGGGGCTTGACGTAGATCTCCTCTGTTTTCCGCATTTCGCGTGCACCAGGAGGGTTGAGATACTTGACGTGCATAGGGAGCAGATCGTGGGTTGGGTCGAGGCGCTGAGGGATCTCGTAGGCGGCTCCGTCGACGACGCGGTGAGGGCTGTGGCTAAGGTGGACGAAAACGCGGCTAAGGTACTGCAGACCGGCGGCTTGTATGCCGACTTCTTCTTGAGATACAGCGTCGCTGGCCTTCTCGACTACCTAAGAAGCGCCTCCTCCTCGTAG
- a CDS encoding 30S ribosomal protein S6e, translated as MPTFKLVLSDPMSGKARQFEVKDPLAQRFIGLKIGDELDGQVLKELIELPKGAKVKITGGSGIEGAPMHPGIPGPVKRYVLADSRPGYHPPKRGMKKKKLMRGNTISDTIVQINAVVVYPEGYAGPPAIPLGAKELQKEKKTEEAPAQ; from the coding sequence ATGCCTACTTTTAAGCTGGTGCTCTCTGACCCCATGTCCGGCAAGGCGAGGCAGTTCGAGGTAAAGGACCCGCTCGCGCAACGCTTCATCGGCTTAAAAATAGGCGATGAGCTTGACGGCCAGGTGCTGAAGGAGCTCATAGAGCTCCCAAAAGGCGCGAAGGTCAAGATAACCGGGGGTAGCGGCATCGAGGGGGCCCCCATGCACCCCGGCATCCCGGGCCCAGTGAAGAGGTACGTCCTAGCCGACTCCAGACCCGGCTACCACCCGCCTAAGAGGGGCATGAAAAAGAAGAAGCTCATGAGGGGAAACACGATATCTGACACGATAGTTCAGATAAACGCGGTGGTGGTTTACCCGGAGGGCTACGCCGGCCCTCCCGCCATCCCGCTTGGGGCAAAGGAGCTACAGAAGGAAAAGAAAACCGAGGAGGCCCCAGCCCAGTAG
- the acnA gene encoding aconitate hydratase AcnA — translation MRLDAIEVGGKAFRFYSLRSLRGEGYDVDRLPYSIRVLVENVMRNLDGRSITEEHLERLLRWSPKAPSGEVAIKISRVVMQDYTGVPAVVDLATMRDIAVKMGMDPSVVNPRVPVDLIIDHSVQVDFWGSREALRKNLELEIQRNRERYRFLKWAQQAFKNLRVFPPGTGIIHQVNLEHLAKVVVADGDLAYFETLVGMDSHTTMINGLGVVGWGVGGVEAEAAMLGEPITIKVPRVVGVYLYGEPRPGVTSTDIVLAITETLRKVDVVDAFVEFYGEGVRRLSVPDRATVANMAPEYGSTMGLFPVDENTLSYLRATGRPEEHVALVRRYYESQGVFGGVEGAEYSQVVEFDLSAVDRNVAGPTLPWQRRPLSEVPASFALFLQERKKRTRKAVEIEIDGRRVQFGDGDVVIAAITSCTNTSNPYLLAAAGLVAKRAVELGIRPPPYVKTSFAPGSRAAAEMLERSGLQRYLDELGFHVVAYGCTTCIGNSGPLPPPVAKAIREHDIVAAAVLSGNRNFEGRVHPDVKAAYLASPPLVVAYALAGTVLRDLEREPLAYTPEGRPVYLRDLWPRPEEVNRVVEEGMDPSAYVEKYSKIGELVPEWSALEAPSGLLYRWRADDTYIQPSPLFEGEAGVSDILGARALLILGDNITTDHISPAGGISADNPAGQYLLSLGVKPAEFNTFGARRGNWQVMVRGAFSSKGYRNKIGNLEGGLTVKQPEGRVMSVFEAAEAYRKEGTPVIVIAGKNYGAGSSRDWAAKGPKLLGVKAVVAESFERIHRSNLAMVGILPIQLPPGVTVDSLRLDGTETFDILGISDGLAPGKEVTLRIRRRDGSAEEVRAKLAIYTWAEAEYIKHGGILPYVLKRILGAELKNR, via the coding sequence ATGAGGCTAGACGCCATAGAGGTGGGGGGTAAGGCCTTCCGCTTCTACAGCCTGAGGTCCCTCCGAGGCGAGGGGTACGACGTTGATAGGTTGCCCTACTCCATAAGGGTCCTCGTGGAAAACGTCATGCGGAACCTCGACGGGAGGAGCATAACTGAGGAGCATCTGGAGCGCCTCCTTAGGTGGAGCCCCAAGGCGCCCAGCGGGGAGGTGGCCATAAAGATCTCCCGCGTTGTTATGCAGGACTACACCGGGGTGCCCGCCGTCGTCGACCTCGCCACCATGCGAGATATAGCTGTGAAGATGGGTATGGACCCCAGCGTTGTCAATCCGCGGGTGCCCGTAGACCTAATCATAGACCACTCAGTCCAGGTGGACTTCTGGGGCTCCCGCGAGGCGCTTAGGAAAAACCTCGAGCTTGAGATCCAGAGAAACAGGGAGCGGTACCGCTTCCTCAAGTGGGCGCAGCAGGCCTTCAAAAACCTGAGGGTCTTCCCCCCCGGCACCGGCATAATACACCAGGTTAACCTGGAGCACTTGGCGAAGGTGGTGGTGGCGGATGGGGATCTGGCCTACTTCGAGACGCTGGTCGGCATGGACAGCCACACCACGATGATAAACGGGCTTGGGGTAGTGGGCTGGGGCGTCGGCGGGGTGGAGGCCGAGGCGGCCATGCTGGGGGAGCCCATAACGATCAAGGTGCCGAGGGTAGTCGGCGTGTACCTATACGGCGAGCCTAGGCCCGGCGTAACATCGACCGACATCGTTTTGGCCATCACAGAGACCCTCCGCAAGGTCGACGTGGTTGACGCCTTTGTGGAGTTCTACGGCGAGGGGGTGCGGAGGCTGTCGGTGCCGGACCGCGCCACCGTCGCCAACATGGCGCCGGAGTACGGCTCAACCATGGGCTTGTTCCCCGTCGACGAGAACACGCTCTCATACCTCAGAGCCACGGGGCGACCTGAGGAACACGTGGCGCTGGTTAGGCGGTACTACGAGTCCCAGGGGGTCTTCGGAGGCGTGGAGGGGGCCGAGTACAGCCAGGTGGTTGAGTTTGACCTATCCGCCGTGGATCGCAACGTGGCCGGCCCTACGCTTCCCTGGCAGAGGCGTCCGCTTTCAGAGGTGCCGGCGAGCTTCGCCCTATTTCTACAGGAGAGGAAGAAGAGGACTAGGAAGGCCGTCGAGATAGAGATAGATGGGAGGCGTGTACAGTTTGGAGACGGGGACGTGGTCATCGCGGCGATCACCAGCTGCACAAACACCAGCAACCCCTACCTCCTCGCCGCGGCTGGGCTCGTGGCGAAGAGGGCTGTGGAGCTCGGCATAAGACCTCCGCCGTATGTCAAAACCAGCTTCGCCCCAGGGTCTAGAGCCGCCGCGGAGATGCTGGAGAGAAGCGGCCTCCAGAGGTACCTAGACGAGCTGGGCTTCCACGTCGTAGCCTACGGCTGCACTACGTGTATCGGGAACTCCGGCCCTCTGCCGCCTCCTGTGGCAAAGGCGATAAGGGAGCACGACATAGTCGCCGCCGCCGTTCTATCGGGCAACAGAAACTTCGAAGGTAGGGTCCACCCCGACGTCAAGGCGGCGTACCTAGCCTCGCCTCCCCTAGTGGTGGCCTACGCCCTAGCTGGCACAGTGCTCCGCGATCTAGAGCGGGAGCCGCTGGCGTATACGCCCGAGGGGAGGCCCGTATACCTACGGGACCTCTGGCCTAGGCCGGAGGAGGTGAACCGCGTTGTAGAGGAGGGGATGGACCCCAGCGCATACGTAGAGAAGTACAGCAAGATAGGCGAGCTCGTGCCGGAGTGGAGCGCCCTGGAGGCCCCCTCCGGCTTGCTCTACCGGTGGCGCGCCGACGACACCTACATCCAGCCCTCCCCCCTGTTTGAGGGCGAGGCGGGCGTCTCCGACATCCTCGGCGCTAGAGCCCTGTTGATATTGGGGGACAACATAACCACCGACCATATATCGCCGGCCGGCGGCATATCGGCGGATAACCCAGCCGGCCAGTACCTGCTCTCCCTAGGCGTTAAACCCGCCGAGTTTAACACCTTTGGTGCTCGTAGGGGCAACTGGCAGGTCATGGTCCGCGGCGCCTTTTCCAGCAAAGGCTACCGCAACAAAATCGGTAACCTGGAGGGCGGTCTCACCGTGAAGCAACCTGAGGGCAGAGTGATGAGCGTGTTCGAGGCGGCGGAGGCCTACAGGAAGGAGGGCACCCCCGTGATCGTGATCGCCGGCAAGAACTACGGCGCAGGGTCCAGCAGAGACTGGGCGGCCAAAGGCCCCAAGCTCCTCGGCGTTAAGGCCGTCGTCGCTGAGAGCTTCGAGAGGATACACAGGTCGAACCTCGCCATGGTCGGCATACTCCCGATACAGCTACCGCCGGGCGTCACAGTGGACAGCCTCCGCCTAGACGGCACCGAAACCTTCGACATTTTAGGCATCTCCGACGGCCTAGCGCCTGGAAAGGAAGTCACGCTCAGAATACGCAGAAGGGACGGGAGTGCCGAGGAGGTGAGGGCGAAACTGGCGATATACACATGGGCCGAGGCGGAGTACATAAAACACGGCGGGATACTCCCCTACGTGCTGAAGAGGATCCTCGGCGCAGAGCTTAAAAACCGATAG